AGGATACAATTATTAACGACGCTACCCCCGATATAAAAGTCAAAATCAAATCAGGGACAAACATTCTCGCAAATTCCATTGTCTTAAAGATTGACGGAAATTCTGTTTCCCCCACTTTTTCACCTTCGACAGACGCAAAAGAAATCCTTGTTTCATATACACCCACAAATCCTCTATCTGATGGACAACACGAAGTATATATTTATGCCAAAAATTCCTTAAATCTTGAAGACGACACTCTGCATCAATTTCCTCTACCAATGCCTTTATTTTCCGTCGTAGAGATAAAAACGACATTTTCCAAAAAGTGTCAGCCAAAACAGGAGTATTTAGATGTTTAACATTATTCATAAATCCTTTTTTTCGTCTATAAATTATATTATCCAAATTCATATTCCGTCGGTGATAGGGGGATACAATACCATTACCAGTACCAGAATAATTGATTACAGGGCAATTATGAGTGGTATGTTTAAGACAATCATCAGCAAATTTCATAAATTCAATACTTTCGGGGTTCGTGTGAGCAGAATTATCAGCATCAATATATTCAATTGTCATACTCATCACCCCCATTTACGCTCACTCACCACCAGTCGCCCCGCCAATTTCATCGGCGGGTCTTTGTGGTGGTATGTTCGCTTCGGCGTCGCTATCGCTTCGCCGTATGGCTCGTCTACGACGAGCAAAAGTAATAAAGGAATGAGTCAAGGTCTTCCCCCCGTTCTCAAAATTATTTCCACTGACTTTATTAAAAGATTTTTCGCAAATATTTTTTACAGATTTTCCGCAAAAGTTCATACCAATAACCTCTGTCTTTTTTCCTTTGGATGATGTCTATTATAAAATTTCCGTAACCCTTTCAATGTTACTTTTGAATATAACTGCGTCGTCTGTAATGAACCGTGTCCTAAAAATTCTTGTATATACCTTATGTCCATTCCGTTTTCCAATAAATGTGTCGCTATTGAGTGTCTTATTGTGTGTGCGGATATTGGTTTTGATATTCCGCTTACTCTTGCATATTTCCTAAATAAATCACACATCCCCTGCATCCAAAATGGTGTCCCTGAAAGTGTAAGAAAAACAGTGTCGTTGCTGTTTCCATTTTTTAGGAGTCGTGGTCGGATTACTCGCAGATATTCTTTCAGATACTCGGTGGCTATTTTGGTAAGTGGGAGCATTCTTTCTTTACCACCCTTTCCGTCCTTAATTATACAAATTTTTTTCTCTAAATCCAAGTCATTTATTTTCAGTTTTCTTAATTCTGTGTTTCTCATTCCTGTTGAGTAAAACAACTCAAAAATTGTTCTATCTCTAAAACCAATTATTGTGTCTGTTCTCGGGATTGAGAGAAATTTCTCTACTTCCTCTTGTGAGAGAATCGTTCTCGGTAATCCTTTTTTTATCGTTGGTATCTCCATATCTTTTGCTGGGTTGTAAAGTATTGTTAAATTCTTTGTCAACCACTCAAAGAAGTATTTTATTGGCTGTAATTTCGCTGCTATACTCTGCTCACTATATGGTTTATTGTTTTTTGGTTGTCTGTAATTTCTTATCTGTGTGTTATACTCGGTAATCATCCCACAACTCACATCCGCAATTTTATTTCTCTCTTTTTCCTCTAAAAATTTTTCAAAATGTTTTATTGCATAACCAGTATGCTCTATCGTATCAACAGAATAATTATTAAATCTTAAATGTTCCAAATATTTCTCTCTTAATTCTTCTATTTCTGTTTTATACTGTTGCATAGTTATATTTATCCTTGTTCCCCTTCGGGATTTTTATTTCATCAGAGAAAATTTTTACCTGTACTCTGTTTTTCTCTCTCGGATAATATTTTTTTAATAGTTCTCGCAGTTTCTCTTTTTCTATGTGAGTGTAAATCTGTGTTGTCTGTATTGTCTCGTGTCCTAAAAATGCCTGAACATATCTGACATCCATTCCACTCTCTAAAAGATGAGTGGCAACTGAATGCCTAAATGAATGACAGGGTGCTACTTGTTTTGTTATCCCAGCAAGTTTTAGATATTTTTTTATCATCGTGTCAATCCAACCCTGTGATATTAAACCACCATAAACAGTAATAAACAAAATCCCTTCTCCTGTCTTTGATTTCTG
This DNA window, taken from Elusimicrobiota bacterium, encodes the following:
- a CDS encoding tyrosine-type recombinase/integrase, producing the protein MQQYKTEIEELREKYLEHLRFNNYSVDTIEHTGYAIKHFEKFLEEKERNKIADVSCGMITEYNTQIRNYRQPKNNKPYSEQSIAAKLQPIKYFFEWLTKNLTILYNPAKDMEIPTIKKGLPRTILSQEEVEKFLSIPRTDTIIGFRDRTIFELFYSTGMRNTELRKLKINDLDLEKKICIIKDGKGGKERMLPLTKIATEYLKEYLRVIRPRLLKNGNSNDTVFLTLSGTPFWMQGMCDLFRKYARVSGISKPISAHTIRHSIATHLLENGMDIRYIQEFLGHGSLQTTQLYSKVTLKGLRKFYNRHHPKEKRQRLLV